TCCCCTCAAGGACGCAGCGACCCGGATCGCGGCGGAGCTAGAGGCTCTGCATGCCCGGCTGGAACGCCTTGAGGTCGGGTTGGAGAGCGTATTCGAGCATACGACACGGGGGCTTGAGGGACAGACGATCGGCATGATTCAGGAAATGGACATGTTGCGGCAGTCGATCGGCGCCCTGGCCGACTACATCGACCACGTGGCGGGAATAACGGATGGAACCGGGCTCGTCGATACGACCGCCGCGATCAATGCCGTGCCTCTTCGTGACATGGCCGCGCGCCTGTCGGGTTGCGATGCCACCGAAGCTGAAACCGGCCATGCCGAGCTCTTCTGAGGCCAGGTGAATGGACAGGACGGGCCGAAATACAGGTCTGACGGAGGACTGAGATGCAGACCAAGAGTGTGGTTGTGGCAACGCCCGACCGACGAGAGCGGGCGCGTTTGTGCAAGCTGGTCGATCGGATGCCGGAGTTCAGCGTCATTGCCAGTGCGGGCGATCTAATGAACACCTACAATGAGGTCGAAGACAAACTGCCCAAGGCTGTGCTGATCGCCGACGTCCTCGCCGACCTTCCCGAGTTCGAGGTGATGCGCGGCCTGTTCTCGACGCTGGACATCCGCTGGCTTGTGGTCGCCACGCCGAACAGACCCGCGCTGCGCTCGAGTTCCCTGAACCGCAGCTCGGATCTCTTTGCCGTCTCCGCCGACGCCAGCGAGGCAGACATTGCCCGCCAGCTTCTGAGTTTGACCCGGACCGCCCTGTCCCCCCGTCGCCCGGCGAAGTCCCCGGCGCTGCAAGCGCGTTACGCATCGCTGCGGTCGCCGGGCCGCGAGACACCCACGCCGGACCACCCGCCACGGCCCCTGCAACCGGCACTTTCCCGGCATCCGCCCGCGCCCGGATCGCGGCAGCAGGTGATCCTCATCGGCAGCAGCACGGGCGGCGTGGACGCCCTTCTTACGGTACTGTCGAGCTTTCCGTCGGACTGCCCGCCGACCCTGATCGTGCAGCACACCGGGTTCGGCTTCGGTGAGAGCCTCGCCGGGTTGCTCGACCGCCAGTGCCGGGCCCGTGTGCATCTGGCCTCCGGCGCCGGTCGATTGGCGCCGGGCGTCGTTACGATCGGCGCTGGCATCAAAGCCCACCTGGTGATCGCCCCCGACTGCCATGTCGGCTTTCGCCTGGATGAGGGAGATCCGGTTTCCGGACATATACCGTCGGTAGACATGCTCTTTCGATCCGCCGCAACACTCGGGGGCCGGATCTCTGCAGCGCTTCTCACGGGCATGGGGCGGGACGGCGCAGAGGGGTTGCTGGCCCTGCGGAAGGCCGGCGCAGCCACTATGGCCCAGGACGAAGCCTCCTCGGTTGTCTACGGAATGCCACGCGCCGCTGCGGAACTTGGCGCCGCGCAAGACATACTGCCGCTGAACCGGATCGGCCCCGCGCTCCTGCGCAGCACCGCTGGCGCAGACGCAGGTGCCCCCAGACAGGAGATGATCAGATGACCATCGCCGGAGAAGAGTTGATCAACGTGATACAGGGCGATTACGTGATCTCGCGCGATCCAAATGCAGTCCTCTCCACGGTTCTCGGCTCTTGCATCGCGGTCTGCATGTACGATCCCGAGACCGGGATCGGCGGCATGAACCATTTCCTTCTGCCCAGCCGCGAAGGCGCAGAGGGCGAAAACGTGCGCTACGGGGCCTACGCGATGGAATTGCTGATCAACGGCCTGCTGAAGCAGGGTGCCCACCGGTCGGCGTTGCAGGCAAAGATGTTCGGCGGCGCCAGCATGATGGGCAATCTGCGCGACATTGGCGGTTCCAATTCCGCCTTTGCCCGGCAATTCCTGCGCGATGAGGGGATTCCCTGCACCGCCGAGAGTGTTGGCGGGCGTTCTGCCCGAAGGGTCAAGTTCTGGCCGGTCTCCGGCCGGGTCCGGCAACTGCTGGTGGCACCCGATGCGGCACCCGTCGAGCGCCCCGCCCCCGTCCCGAAACCCGTGGAACCGGAGATCACGCTCTTCTGATGTAGGCGCGAAGGGCATGGGCCTTGTCAAAGTCGCATGCTACCTCGGGACCGACGTCCCGGAGGCCGCTGAATGGACAAGACCCAGCTTCCCGCCACGCGCGATCTCGTCCTGATCGGCGGCGGGCACACGCATGCGCTGTTGCTGCGCAAATGGGGTATGGCACCCCTGCCCGGAGCCCGGCTGACCCTTGTCAATCCGGCTCCCACCACGCCCTATTCCGGCATGCTGCCCGGATACCTTGCAGGGCACTACAGGCGGGATTCGCTGGAAATCGACCTCGTGCGTCTGGCGCGGTTCGCGGGCGCGCGCCTGATCCTCGGCCCGGCCGAGAGCATCGACCTCGCCGGGGGCCACGTCAAGGTACCGGGACGACCGGACGTGGCCTTTGACGTCCTGTCCATCGACATCGGTGTGACCAGCGACCTGCCGGACCTGCCCGGTTTTGCCGAACATGCCGTCGCCGCAAAACCCTTGGCGCCCTTTGCGAGGGCCTGGTCCCGGTATCTGCAACGCAGCGGCCCCGCCTCTGTCGCGGTGATCGGTGGCGGGATCGCCGGGGCCGAGATCGCCCTCGCCCTCTCCCATGCCTTGCAGGCGCGCGGGCGCAGGCCCCGGGTTCACCTGCTGGAGCGTCACAGCATCCTCTCTGGCCTAAATGCGGGGCAGGCCTCTGGCCTGCGCGCCGCACTACAGGCCGCCGACATCGAGGTACACGAACAGACGGAAGCGGCGCGCATCGACGCGGAAGGCGTGCTAACCAACCGCGGCCGCATCGAGGCCGGGTTCGTCTGTGCCGCCGCCGGGGCGCGTGCCCAGCCCTGGCTGGCCCGGTCCGGCCTGAGCACGACCGAAGGCTTCCTCGACATCACCCCCGACCTGCGGTGTTCCGACCCGCGCGTCTTTGCCGCCGGGGACTGCGCGCATTTGGTGGAAACCCCGCGTCCCAAGGCGGGGGTCTACGCGGTCCGGCAGGCGCCCGTGCTCTTCGAAAACCTGCGCGCAACCCTGGCCGGTCAAGGCGCCCTGCGGCGCTATCGCCCGCAGGGCGACTACCTCAAGCTGATCTCTCTGGGCCGGAAATCGGCGATCGGGGGGCGCTTCGGCCTGAGCGTCTCTGGCCCATGGGTCTGGCGCTGGAAAGACCGCATAGACCGCCGCTTCATGGAACGCTTCCACGCCCTGCCCGCCATGCCGGCGCCGGATCTGCCGCGCCATCACAGCGCCGGAATGGTCGAGGCCCTCGGCAACAAGCCGCTCTGCGGCGGCTGCGGTGCGAAACTGGGCCAGTCAGTCCTTGCGCAGGCCACGGGGCCCGGCGGACTGCCCGGCGACGATGCGGCGATCCTGACCATCGGAGGCGACACAACGGTCATGAGCACGGACCACCTGCGTGAAATGGTGCGCGACCCGGTCACCATGGCCCGGATCGCCGCGCATCACGCGCTGGGAGACATCCTTGCCATGGGCGCGCAGCCGGTTTCGGCCACCGCGACCGTCATCCTGCCGCGCCTGTCGCCCGAACTTGCCAGCCGCACCCTTGCCGAGCTCATGCAGGCGGCGCGTGCCGTGCTTGCCGAGGCCGGCGCCGAGATCGTCGGCGGGCAC
This region of Ponticoccus alexandrii genomic DNA includes:
- a CDS encoding CheB methylesterase domain-containing protein, which encodes MQTKSVVVATPDRRERARLCKLVDRMPEFSVIASAGDLMNTYNEVEDKLPKAVLIADVLADLPEFEVMRGLFSTLDIRWLVVATPNRPALRSSSLNRSSDLFAVSADASEADIARQLLSLTRTALSPRRPAKSPALQARYASLRSPGRETPTPDHPPRPLQPALSRHPPAPGSRQQVILIGSSTGGVDALLTVLSSFPSDCPPTLIVQHTGFGFGESLAGLLDRQCRARVHLASGAGRLAPGVVTIGAGIKAHLVIAPDCHVGFRLDEGDPVSGHIPSVDMLFRSAATLGGRISAALLTGMGRDGAEGLLALRKAGAATMAQDEASSVVYGMPRAAAELGAAQDILPLNRIGPALLRSTAGADAGAPRQEMIR
- a CDS encoding chemotaxis protein CheD; its protein translation is MTIAGEELINVIQGDYVISRDPNAVLSTVLGSCIAVCMYDPETGIGGMNHFLLPSREGAEGENVRYGAYAMELLINGLLKQGAHRSALQAKMFGGASMMGNLRDIGGSNSAFARQFLRDEGIPCTAESVGGRSARRVKFWPVSGRVRQLLVAPDAAPVERPAPVPKPVEPEITLF
- the selD gene encoding selenide, water dikinase SelD — translated: MDKTQLPATRDLVLIGGGHTHALLLRKWGMAPLPGARLTLVNPAPTTPYSGMLPGYLAGHYRRDSLEIDLVRLARFAGARLILGPAESIDLAGGHVKVPGRPDVAFDVLSIDIGVTSDLPDLPGFAEHAVAAKPLAPFARAWSRYLQRSGPASVAVIGGGIAGAEIALALSHALQARGRRPRVHLLERHSILSGLNAGQASGLRAALQAADIEVHEQTEAARIDAEGVLTNRGRIEAGFVCAAAGARAQPWLARSGLSTTEGFLDITPDLRCSDPRVFAAGDCAHLVETPRPKAGVYAVRQAPVLFENLRATLAGQGALRRYRPQGDYLKLISLGRKSAIGGRFGLSVSGPWVWRWKDRIDRRFMERFHALPAMPAPDLPRHHSAGMVEALGNKPLCGGCGAKLGQSVLAQATGPGGLPGDDAAILTIGGDTTVMSTDHLREMVRDPVTMARIAAHHALGDILAMGAQPVSATATVILPRLSPELASRTLAELMQAARAVLAEAGAEIVGGHSSQGSELTVGFTLLGRCTHRPITLAGAQPGDRLILTKPLGSGVVMAAEMAGEAPGADVAEALELMTQSQLRAATLLAAARAMTDVTGFGLLGHLRNICLNSGTGARIRLNRVPLMPGALALAERGVHSSLLAENRLAFPDLPRDPAHDLLLDPQTAGGLLAAVPETAGLIEALRAAGYRAAEIGEVTAASGRIEVV